The Daucus carota subsp. sativus chromosome 9, DH1 v3.0, whole genome shotgun sequence genome window below encodes:
- the LOC108200987 gene encoding glycosyltransferase BC10, with translation MVGLECDLMGQILLPQMRGRGSKDNLILKPATNLNPIQLIKEPQNSYFKLVLLAIFFLVSGIVIGLSSSSRVNQHVHFQPGRVDGNDQTLAPEVNYAKNDCPVEELCEDEDCLSIESFVRPKNVSHRMSDEELQWRASLVPMQGEYPYSRIPKVAFMFLTRGPLPLLPLWERFFEGQSTKLYSIYVHALPVFELNVTNSSVFYGRRIPSEKVEWGTASLTGAERRLLANALLDFSNERFILLSESCIPVYNFPTVYRYLIGSEQSFVQSFDDPSRYGRGRYSYRMQPDIQLEDWRKGSQWFELNRDIATKVVSDTKYYSLFQKYCLPACYPDEHYLPTYIHMFYGTLNSNRSVTYVDWTLRGPHPATFTGDNITENFIHYIRNSGLLCEYNGDWTPICFLFARKFAPSALEPLLNLTSTVLGFHEF, from the exons ATGGTTGGGTTGGAATGTGATCTCATGGGTCAGATTCTTTTACCTCAAATGAGGGGCAGAGGATCGAAAGATAACCTGATTTTGAAGCCGGCCACGAATTTAAATCCGATACAATTAATAAAAGAACCGCAGAATTCATACTTCAAGTTGGTCTTGCTTGCAATCTTTTTCCTGGTGAGTGGCATTGTGATCGGGCTGTCATCAAGCAGTCGCGTTAATCAGCACGTACACTTTCAACCAGGCCGCGTTGATGGAAATGATCAGACGTTAGCACCTGAGGTTAATTACGCGAAGAATGATTGTCCAGTGGAGGAATTGTGCGAGGATGAGGACTGTTTGAGCATCGAAAGCTTTGTTAGGCCGAAGAATGTGAGCCATCGGATGTCGGATGAAGAGCTGCAATGGAGAGCTTCGTTGGTGCCAATGCAGGGGGAGTATCCTTATTCTAGAATACCCAAGGTGGCTTTTATGTTCCTCACAAGAGGGCCTTTGCCCTTGTTGCCCTTGTGGGAGAGGTTTTTCGAAGGCCAGAGTACAAAATTGTATAGTATTTACGTCCATGCGCTTCCAGTTTTCGAGCTTAATGTCACGAATTCCTCTGTTTTCTATGGTCGCAGAATACCTAGTGAG AAAGTCGAGTGGGGAACCGCCTCCCTAACGGGAGCCGAACGACGTCTCCTCGCCAACGCACTCCTCGACTTCTCCAACGAGCGCTTCATCCTCCTCTCCGAAAGCTGCATCCCAGTCTACAACTTCCCCACAGTCTACCGATACCTCATCGGCTCCGAACAGAGTTTCGTCCAGTCCTTCGACGACCCCTCCCGCTACGGGCGAGGCCGTTACAGCTACCGAATGCAACCCGATATTCAGCTCGAAGACTGGCGAAAAGGGTCACAATGGTTCGAACTCAACCGAGACATTGCCACCAAAGTTGTCTCGGACACAAAATACTACAGTCTGTTCCAGAAGTATTGTCTCCCTGCTTGTTACCCAGATGAGCATTATTTGCCGACTTATATTCACATGTTTTATGGAACTTTAAATTCGAATCGATCGGTGACATATGTGGATTGGACGCTACGGGGGCCTCACCCTGCGACATTTACGGGAGATAATATTACGGAGaattttatacattatataAGGAATAGTGGGttgctttgtgaatataacgGGGATTGGACTcctatttgttttctttttgctaGAAAATTTGCTCCTAGTGCTCTGGAGCCCTTGCTTAACCTCACTTCTACTGTGTTGGGATTTCATGAATTTTGA
- the LOC108202454 gene encoding probable LRR receptor-like serine/threonine-protein kinase At2g16250 gives MDDLRGFCLSLFVMLLLFKPTLQQPRAVELSSRIERVALLQLRSSLGLRSKDWPIKADPCTVWAGILCENGKVIGINISGFKRTRIGSQNPQFNVDSLALFSGLLSFNASRFMLPGSIPEWFGQRLRTLQVLDLRGCSVVGAIPPSLGNMTRLSELYLANNDLTGTIPDSLGQLSSLYILDISQNGLTGVVPPSFGSLKNLTSLDMSVNYLYGIIPPAIGALSKLEILNLSNNSLSSLIPSQLSNLSSLVDLDLSFNSFSGSLPDFRVLKNLQRMVIGSNQLSGYLPDNMFAPLTKLQFVILSHNNFTGEIPSILWSMPSLRFLDASANNFTGILPNLSFVPSANSAIFNLSRNMLYGGLTTVVERFSFIDLSDNYFQGKVPDYARSNVSLAENCLRDQTSQRATSPCASFYAERGLAFDNFGVPNATQPPPRKPHKNNHKRLIILAAVLGSVGFIALMIIVLVLLIVCTRKRTTTSQRGNVVEPVLTSTSPPPPGVSLNFSSLGEGYTYQQILQATGNFSDADLIKHGHSGDLFRGILEGGISVVIKKIDLNIVKKEAHMQELDFFSKISHLRFVPLLGHCLDNESEKYLIYKYMPNGDLPSSLYRKTRSEDDSLQSLDWITRLKIATGVAEALSYLHHECSPPLVHRDIQASSILLDDKFEVRLGSLSEICAQEGETSQSKITRLLRFPQSSEQGASGGTGTPAATCAYDVYCFGKVLLELVTGKLGMSASSDGAMKEWLEGTLPYISIYDKELVTNIIDPSLIIDEDLLEEVWAMAIVARSCLNPKPARRPLMRYILKDLENPLKVVREESTGSARLKTTSSRGSWNATVFGSWRTTSDVAAAPAATTSNKMEGANSLKHSGTSGSQGSGQNNGGDHSSSYRRQQSRDIFPEPLDEGNLESRQG, from the exons ATGGATGATTTAAGAGGGTTTTGTTTGAGTTTATTTGTTATGTTACTGCTATTTAAGCCCACATTACAGCAACCACGAGCTGTGGAATTGAGTTCAAGAATTGAGAGAGTGGCTTTGTTGCAGTTGAGATCTTCTTTGGGGTTGAGGAGTAAAGATTGGCCTATAAAGGCTGACCCTTGTACTGTTTGGGCTGGAATTCTATGTGAAAATGGGAAGGTTATTGGAATTAACATTTCCGGGTTTAAAAGAACTCGAATTGGTAGTCAAAACCCTCAATTTAATGTTGATTCTCTTGCCTTGTTTAGTGGATTGTTATCGTTTAATGCTTCTAGGTTTATGCTTCCGGGTTCGATTCCTGAATGGTTTGGTCAGAGGTTGAGGACCCTTCAAGTTCTTGATCTCAGGGGTTGTTCGGTTGTTGGTGCTATCCCTCCTAGTCTCGGGAATATGACTAGACTATCAGAGTTGTATTTAGCTAATAATGATCTTACTGGGACGATACCTGATAGTTTGGGACAATTGTCAAGTCTTTATATTCTCGATATTTCCCAAAATGGACTTACAGGTGTTGTTCCCCCTTCTTTTGGTTCTCTTAAAAACCTTACTTCGCTTGATATGTCTGTGAATTATTTGTACGGGATAATTCCTCCAGCTATTGGTGCTCTTTCCAAGCTGGAAATCTTGAACCTATCTAATAATAGTTTATCTTCTTTGATTCCTTCCCAACTCAGCAATCTTTCTAGTTTGGTTGACCTTGATCTCAGCTTCAATTCATTTTCTGGGTCATTGCCCGATTTTAGAGTTTTGAAGAATTTGCAGAGGATGGTAATTGGGAGCAATCAGCTTAGTGGTTACTTGCCAGATAACATGTTTGCTCCACTTACCAAGTTGCAGTTTGTAATTTTGAGTCACAATAATTTTACTGGTGAGATTCCTAGTATATTATGGTCTATGCCCTCTTTACGTTTTCTTGATGCCTCTGCCAATAATTTCACTGGTATTCTTCCCAACCTCAGTTTTGTTCCTAGTGCTAATTCTGCCATATTCAACCTTTCAAGGAATATGTTATACGGAGGCCTCACAACTGTAGTCGAGAGATTCAGTTTTATAGACTTGTCCGACAATTATTTCCAGGGTAAGGTTCCTGATTATGCTCGCAGTAATGTGTCACTTGCTGAAAATTGCCTTCGAGATCAAACAAGTCAGAGGGCTACGTCACCGTGTGCATCATTTTATGCTGAGAGGGGACTGGCATTTGATAATTTTGGGGTGCCAAATGCTACCCAACCCCCACCAAGGAAGCCCCACAAAAACAACCATAAGAGGCTAATCATACTGGCCGCAGTTTTGGGCAGTGTTGGATTTATTGCACTCATGATAATTGTCCTAGTTCTACTAATTGTATGCACACGGAAGCGCACCACAACCAGCCAAAGAGGCAATGTTGTGGAGCCTGTTCTGACAAGTACAAGTCCGCCTCCGCCCGGggtttctttaaatttttctaGTTTAGGAGAAGGATATACATATCAACAGATTCTCCAAGCTACAGGTAACTTCAGTGACGCAGACCTCATTAAACATGGTCATTCTGGTGACCTTTTCCGGGGTATACTGGAAGGTGGGATTTCTGTAGTAATCAAAAAGATTGATTTAAACATTGTCAAGAAGGAGGCACACATGCAAGAACTGgatttttttagtaaaatttcTCATCTTAGATTTGTCCCTCTCCTGGGACACTGCTTAGACAACGAGAGCGAGAAGTATCTAATATACAAGTATATGCCAAATGGCGATTTGCCAAGTTCTTTGTACAGGAAGACCCGATCGGAAGATGACAGTTTACAATCATTGGACTGGATAACAAGATTAAAAATTGCTACAGGAGTTGCAGAAGCCCTTTCTTATCTCCATCATGAATGCAGCCCTCCCCTTGTTCACAG AGATATTCAAGCCAGTAGCATTCTTCTTGATGATAAATTCGAAGTTCGCCTAGGAAGCCTTAGTGAGATCTGTGCTCAAGAAGGGGAAACTAGTCAAAGCAAGATAACCAGGTTGCTGCGGTTTCCACA GTCATCTGAACAAGGCGCTTCTGGTGGTACCG GTACACCTGCTGCAACTTGTGCTTATGATGTTTATTGCTTTGGGAAAGTATTACTTGAGCTAGTAACTGGAAAGTTAGGAATGAGCGCATCTAGTGATGGTGCCATGAAGGAATGGTTGGAAGGCACATTACCCTACATCAGTATATATGACAAGGAGCTTGTGACAAATATCATTGATCCGTCTTTAATCATTGATGAGGACTTATTAGAGGAAGTTTGGGCTATGGCTATTGTTGCCCGGTCTTGCCTAAATCCAAAACCAGCAAGGCGGCCCCTCATGAGGTATATCCTTAAAGACTTGGAAAATCCATTAAAAGTAGTAAGAGAAGAGAGCACCGGCTCTGCAAGGCTAAAAACTACTTCGTCGAGAGGATCATGGAATGCTACTGTTTTTGGTAGCTGGCGTACGACGTCCGATGTAGCAGCAGCTCCAGCAGCAACTACGTCTAACAAAATGGAAGGAGCAAATAGCTTGAAACATTCAGGAACTTCAGGTTCTCAAGGAAGTGGTCAGAATAATGGTGGTGATCATTCATCTTCATACAGACGGCAACAGTCGAGGGATATATTTCCGGAACCTTTGGATGAGGGAAACTTAGAGAGTAGACAGGGTTGA
- the LOC108202455 gene encoding BTB/POZ domain-containing protein At3g05675 produces the protein MTGNTIAGDSSNDEKRRRVIISSRIPSPSPIFDDASTADVILRLYIDNSEDDADISAGADQSDVVLYLHSSVLSKSKYFDALLSGRWQNDTDSASKLKVSLRVTNVLIEDYVNVIKLLYCDDFTDVICSVAIAIAILPVALELLFEDCVKACVRFLEAVPWTEDEERMVIALVPMLKREECEKLLARVLPEQVNSSEEMLYELLVVAIHNLSNMAFAKAFVAKLLRDYSCKESARRVLDRVFLKTLKEVKYSLEEYSRPEFRVDNNETEAIQRLHLHTAMKSGRNLLWIIERMVELGVADLAVVEWTNQDSLTTDLQRAFRDEAWRNIVPALPGVVLRCTSKLANVVVSGSILVDRKVRMKLVEDWLPVLRVCKENVSPGISNYKSLYLELEETFLKITSTLPMADSQMLLKECLSFSTRNVDDCPHLVTAFNTWFRRANQPPPPTHPADNIL, from the exons ATGACCGGAAATACAATCGCCGGCGACTCATCAAACGACGAAAAACGCCGGCGCGTGATCATCTCCTCGCGTATCCCCTCCCCGTCACCTATCTTCGACGATGCCTCGACCGCTGACGTCATCCTCCGTCTCTACATCGACAACTCCGAAGACGATGCCGACATCTCCGCCGGCGCCGATCAATCCGACGTGGTGCTCTACTTGCACTCGTCAGTCCTCTCCAAATCGAAGTACTTTGATGCTCTTCTATCTGGCCGCTGGCAAAACGACACCGATTCGGCGTCGAAATTGAAAGTAAGTTTACGAGTCACTAATGTTTTGATTGAGGACTATGTGAATGTGATCAAGCTGTTGTATTGCGATGATTTTACTGATGTGATTTGCTCGGTTGCCATTGCGATTGCGATACTTCCTGTTGCGCTTGAATTGTTGTTTGAGGATTGCGTGAAAGCGTGTGTGAGGTTTCTAGAGGCGGTCCCGTGGACTGAGGATGAGGAGAGGATGGTGATCGCTTTAGTTCCGATGTTGAAGCGCGAGGAATGTGAGAAATTGTTAGCTAGGGTTTTACCAGAGCAGGTGAATTCGTCGGAGGAAATGTTGTATGAGTTGCTTGTGGTTGCGATTCATAATCTGTCGAATATGGCGTTTGCAAAGGCTTTTGTGGCGAAGTTGTTGAGGGACTATTCTTGTAAGGAAAGTGCGAGGAGAGTGTTGGACCGTGTGTTTTTGAAGACTTTGAAGGAGGTTAAGTACTCGTTGGAGGAGTATTCGAGGCCGGAGTTTAGGGTGGATAACAATGAGACAGAAGCGATTCAGAGGTTGCATTTGCATACCGCGATGAAGAGTGGGAGGAATTTGTTGTGGATTATTGAGAGGATGGTTGAGTTAGGGGTTGCTGATTTGGCAGTGGTCGAGTGGACAAATCAGGATTCGCTTACGACGGATTTGCAGAGGGCGTTTAGGGATGAAGCGTGGAGGAATATTGTGCCTGCACTCCCTGGTGTTGTGTTAAGATGCACATCTAAGTTGGCTAATGTGGTTGTTAGCGGTTCTATATTGGTTGATAGAAAG GTCAGGATGAAGCTTGTTGAGGATTGGCTTCCGGTGCTTAGAGTTTGCAAAGAAAATGTCTCTCCtgggatttcaaattacaaATCACTCTACCTGGAGCTAGAAGAAACATTCTTGAAAATTACATCTACACTACCTATGGCTGATTCACAGATGTTGTTGAAGGAGTGTCTCAGTTTTTCAACTCGAAATGTTGATGACTGCCCACACTTGGTCACAGCTTTCAACACTTGGTTCCGTCGTGCAAACCAACCTCCACCTCCCACCCACCCAGCGGACAACATTTTATAA
- the LOC108200988 gene encoding probable receptor-like serine/threonine-protein kinase At4g34500 has translation MAESDQTSGNSSNFSVTKKTPILGLRLYTLILLTIAALIIVFAVIFCYLRSSRRRRAQLRYSSGLLPLVNKEITESKQEDHVKDVEVVNFEKTSAPNLSGEKKGSFASNESSSSRAESVSVAAAEGVNIGWGRWYSLKELETATFGFSVENVIGEGGYGVVYKGVFSDGSVVAVKNLMNNKGQAEREFKVEVEAIGKVRHKNLVGLIGYCAEGSQRLLVYEYVDNGNLEQWLHGDVGPVSPLSWEIRMKIAIGTAKGLAYLHEGLEPKVVHRDVKSSNILLDRKWNPKVSDFGLAKLLGSEISHVTTRVMGTFGYVSPDYASTGMLNEGSDVYSFGVLLMEIITGRNPIDYSRAPGEMNLVDWFKVMVASRRGEELVDSLIEVHPPPRALKRALLVCLRCIDLDPLKRPKMGQVVHMLEAEDYPFRSEPRSARETAPIRPPEADAKKGP, from the exons ATGGCGGAATCCGACCAAACCTCCGGCAACTCATCAAACTTCTCCGTCACTAAGAAAACTCCAATCCTCGGTCTCAGACTCTACACTCTAATCCTCCTCACAATCGCAGCTCTGATCATCGTCTTCGCCGTCATCTTTTGTTATCTCCGGTCATCGAGACGCCGGAGAGCGCAATTGCGGTACAGCTCCGGCCTGCTACCGTTAGTCAACAAGGAGATCACCGAGAGCAAGCAAGAAGATCATGTAAAAGACGTCGAAGTTGTCAATTTCGAGAAGACGAGTGCGCCGAATTTGAGTGGAGAGAAGAAAGGAAGCTTCGCGAgcaacgagtcgagttcgagtcGAGCTGAGTCAGTGTCGGTGGCGGCGGCGGAGGGCGTGAATATAGGGTGGGGGAGGTGGTATAGCTTGAAGGAGCTCGAAACGGCGACGTTTGGCTTTAGTGTGGAGAATGTCATCGGCGAAGGCGGGTATGGAGTTGTGTACAAAGGAGTGTTTAGTGATGGCTCAGTTGTTGCTGTCAAGAATCTGATGAATAACAA GGGTCAGGCAGAAAGGGAGTTCAAGGTGGAAGTGGAAGCTATTGGGAAAGTAAGGCATAAGAACCTTGTAGGTTTGATTGGTTACTGTGCTGAAGGTTCGCAGAG GTTACTTGTGTATGAGTATGTTGACAATGGCAATTTAGAGCAGTGGTTACATGGTGACGTAGGGCCTGTTAGCCCTTTGAGCTGGGAAATCAGGATGAAGATTGCTATAGGGACGGCAAAAGG TCTGGCCTATTTGCACGAAGGGCTTGAACCCAAAGTTGTGCATCGTGATGTTAAATCCAGCAACATACTTCTGGATCGTAAGTGGAACCCGAAAGTATCGGATTTTGGACTTGCCAAATTGTTAGGATCTGAAATAAGCCATGTGACTACACGAGTGATGGGTACATTCGG ATATGTTTCACCAGATTATGCAAGTACAGGGATGCTAAACGAAGGGAGTGATGTATATAGTTTTGGTGTTCTGCTCATGGAAATAATTACTGGAAGAAATCCAATTGATTATTCTAGAGCCCCCGGGGAG ATGAACTTGGTTGATTGGTTTAAAGTGATGGTTGCAAGTCGTCGTGGAGAAGAGTTGGTAGATAGTCTCATTGAAGTACATCCACCACCTAGAGCATTAAAGCGCGCATTGCTTGTGTGCCTTCGTTGTATAGACTTGGATCCCCTGAAGCGGCCAAAGATGGGGCAGGTTGTTCACATGCTTGAGGCAGAAGACTATCCTTTTCGTAGT GAACCCCGTTCAGCTCGCGAGACAGCCCCAATCCGCCCCCCTGAAGCTGATGCCAAGAAAGGTCCATAA
- the LOC108201886 gene encoding cyclase-associated protein 1, protein MEESLIKRLESAVTRLESLSDGLRSGASAATGGDAASDPSVVAFEDLMSEYVGRILKAAETIGGEVFDVTRVLEEGFSVQKDLIIQMKQSQKPDMAGLCAFLGPLNQVITKANEMTGGKRSDFFNHLKTVAESMSALAWIAYTGKDCGMSMPIAHVEESWQSAEFYNNKVLVEYRNKDPNHVEWAKAMKELFTPGLRDYVKAHYALGPVWSATGKTIQSAPKSSPAPPPAPSASLANSGTSKPSSSNSAGMSAVFNDISSGNVTAGLRKVTNDMKTKNRADRGGSVTTTEKESRPKSFSSAKTGPPKLELQMGRKWVVENQTGVKDLAIDDCDAKQTVYIFNCKDSVLQIKGKANNITIDKCNKMGVVFEDVVAACEIVNCNRLEVQCQGTAPTISIDNTTGCQVYLSKDSLGSSITTAKSSEVNMLVPGASPEDDMVEHPLPQQYMHVFQDGQFVTSPVSHSGA, encoded by the exons ATGGAGGAATCGTTGATAAAGAGGCTCGAATCCGCCGTGACAAGGCTAGAGTCACTCTCCGACGGCCTCCGATCAGGTGCATCGGCGGCGACCGGCGGCGACGCGGCGTCGGATCCGTCGGTGGTGGCGTTTGAGGATTTGATGAGTGAGTATGTAGGGAGGATTTTGAAAGCTGCGGAGACGATCGGAGGCGAGGTTTTCGATGTCACGAGGGTTCTAGAAGAAGGATTCTCGGTGCAGAAGGATCTTATTATTCAAATGAAACAATCTCAG AAACCTGATATGGCAGGTTTGTGTGCATTCCTCGGGCCATTAAATCAAGTAATCACAAAAGCAAACGAGATGACAGGAGGGAAGCGATCTGATTTCTTTAATCACTTAAAGACTGTTGCAGAGAGTATGTCAGCTCTTGCATGGATTGCATATACGGGAAAAGACTGCG GCATGAGCATGCCTATTGCGCACGTAGAAGAAAGTTGGCAATCAGCAGAGTTTTACAATAACAAG GTCCTTGTCGAGTACAGAAATAAAGACCCAAATCATGTGGAGTGGGCAAAAGCTATGAAGGAGCTTTTTACACCGGGTTTAAGGGATTATGTGAAGGCTCACTATGCTCTTGGACCTGTATGGAGTGCTACAGGGAAGACTATACAGTCTGCCCCTAAAAGTTCTCCTGCTCCTCCACCTGCTCCATCAGCCTCACTCGCCAATTCAGGAACTTCCAAGCCTTCATCATCAAACTCAGCGGGGATGTCTGCTGTTTTCAATGATATAAGTTCAGGGAATGTTACTGCTG GGTTAAGAAAGGTCACAAATGATATGAAGACAAAGAACCGTGCTGATAGAGGTGGATCTGTTACTACTACTGAAAAGGAGAGTCGGCCTAAATCATTTTCTTCCGCAAAGACTGGACCTCCAAAGTTGGAGCTTCAAATGGGTCGAAA ATGGGTGGTTGAAAATCAGACTGGAGTTAAGGATTTGGCCATTGACGACTGTGATGCAAAACAAACTGTATACATTTTTAATTGCAAAGATTCCGTCCTTCAGATCAAAG GAAAAGCGAACAACATTACCATTGATAAATGCAATAAGATGGGGGTTGTGTTTGAG GATGTTGTGGCTGCTTGTGAGATTGTGAATTGCAATCGCCTTGAGGTGCAATGTCAG GGTACAGCCCCAACAATATCAATAGACAATACGACAGGTTGCCAAGTTTATTTGAGCAAAGATTCCTTGGGGTCGTCTATAACAACAGCCAAGTCGAGCGAAGTAAACATGTTGGTGCCTGGTGCTAGTCCTGAAGATGATATG GTGGAACATCCCTTGCCACAGCAGTATATGCATGTGTTCCAGGATGGCCAGTTTGTAACAAGCCCAGTATCCCACTCTGGTGCTTAA
- the LOC108200989 gene encoding uncharacterized protein LOC108200989: protein MTTTTNLDHISHEHPLILIDDFDASSIAAPLVCGVCEIPIIGVCHAYTCSQCSFFLHKRCAESPKQIKHPMHPQHQLGLSTDYNHLVHPDPSNSFLLPRTYICCAGCTREINLSMWVYSCKFCHFEMKIPYFKSPLTSYQFALCMRCAVIEPVLGHEGHQQHPLTLLRRRAYFWCNACGTEAWDISSYTCLTCHYWIHSSCAVSPHTIKLRVHEDDTLQLIYSIPEIYRRFTRHCPICRLGVNTENWAYFCENSGYFVHITCATALLSSGKNVIKTEDDDGQTYPDLMQFPLASANPLIANLIAEYQSGKPANPTMQKEEGENETHDAVIYHWSHRKHPLILLEELKNADNSDNDESDINNHIDEMLICDGCIEPISTELYKYYYGCIGCNFFLHTSCASHLPLQSSPGKCVFDPQHTLKLQNNNGHDITFCTTCSTLTNGFMYKCIEFFPQTQIDLSCCLAPRRLKHEYHKHPLLLRPSTSKNCNACLSETNPTFEYGCETCSDIQIHPHCALSFPKEFSHRWDSHSISLIYPPIYYKGLRYCELCELEVNQEAWLYHCRECDQSFHPLCIRQPHKVKLGKTILPSTHNPHSHTLTLRMVDKNWYSERVHKYWSCSVKREGIIHASAERDFYFECAGCNYQACLVCTRLHALSQSGSHHCELEVSRSH from the exons ATGACAACAACAACAAATCTTGATCATATTAGCCATGAGCATCCACTGATCCTCATCGACGATTTTGATGCTAGTAGCATTGCAGCACCACTTGTTTGCGGCGTGTGTGAGATTCCAATCATAGGAGTCTGTCATGCATACACATGTTCTCAGTGTTCATTTTTCCTGCACAAAAGATGTGCAGAATCaccaaaacaaatcaaacaccCTATGCACCCGCAACACCAGCTCGGCCTCAGCACGGACTACAATCACCTGGTACATCCTGATCCCTCTAATAGCTTTCTATTGCCTCGGACTTACATCTGTTGTGCAGGTTGTACCCGGGAGATCAATCTTAGTATGTGGGTTTACTCTTGTAAATTCTGTCATTTTGAGATGAAGATTCCGTATTTTAAGTCTCCTTTGACTTCTTATCAATTTGCCTTGTGCATGAGATGTGCCGTGATTGAGCCAGTGCTTGGTCATGAAGGGCACCAGCAGCACCCCTTAACATTATTGCGCAGAAGAGCTTATTTCTGGTGTAATGCTTGTGGAACGGAGGCTTGGGACATTTCTTCGTATACATGTCTTACATGTCATTATTGGATCCACAGCAGTTGCGCTGTTTCCCCTCACACAATCAAACTCCGAGTTCACGAGGACGATACTCTGCAGCTAATCTATTCTATTCCAGAAATATATAGAAGGTTCACCCGCCACTGCCCTATCTGCAGATTGGGAGTTAATACAGAGAATTGGGCTTATTTTTGCGAAAACTCTGGATATTTTGTTCACATCACATGTGCTACTGCATTATTATC GTCTGGGAAAAATGTGATTAAAACCGAAGATGATGATGGGCAAACATATCCTGATCTGATGCAATTTCCACTGGCCAGCGCAAATCCATTAATAGCGAATTTGATAGCAGAGTACCAGTCAGGTAAGCCGGCTAATCCCACTATGCAAAAAGAAGAAGGCGAAAATGAAACACATGATGCAGTAATTTATCATTGGAGCCACAGGAAGCATCCCCTGATTCTTTTGGAAGAACTCAAGAATGCTGATAATAGTGATAATGATGAGAGTGATATCAACAATCATATCGATGAGATGTTAATTTGTGATGGATGCATTGAACCAATCTCAACAGagttatataaatattactacGGCTGCATTGGATGCAATTTTTTCCTCCACACGTCTTGTGCCAGTCACTTGCCACTGCAATCTTCCCCGGGAAAATGTGTATTCGATCCTCAACACACTCTGAAGCTCCAGAACAACAATGGTCATGACATAACCTTCTGCACTACCTGCTCCACATTAACCAATGGATTCATGTACAAGTGCATAGAATTTTTTCCCCAAACTCAGATTGATCTCAGTTGTTGTCTGGCGCCTCGCAGACTCAAACATGAGTACCATAAGCACCCCTTGCTTCTGCGTCCCTCAACATCAAAGAACTGCAACGCGTGTTTATCAGAAACTAATCCAACATTTGAGTATGGATGTGAAACTTGCAGTGACATCCAGATTCACCCTCATTGCGCTCTGTCATTCCCGAAAGAATTCTCTCACAGATGGGATTCTCATTCCATTTCCTTGATATATCCCCCTATCTACTACAAGGGCTTAAGATACTGTGAGTTATGCGAGCTGGAAGTAAATCAAGAAGCTTGGTTGTATCATTGTCGCGAATGTGATCAAAGTTTTCATCCTTTATGCATTCGACAACCTCACAAAGTAAAGCTTGGCAAAACAATTTTGCCATCGACTCATAATCCTCACTCACATACCTTAACATTAAGGATGGTGGACAAAAACTGGTATTCTGAACGTGTTCATAAATATTGGTCCTGCAGTGTGAAGCGTGAGGGGATAATTCATGCATCAGCAGAGCGAGATTTTTACTTCGAATGTGCGGGTTGTAATTATCAAGCATGTCTGGTTTGTACACGCCTCCATGCTCTTAGCCAGTCAGGCAGTCACCATTGTGAATTGGAAGTCAGTCGAAGTCATTAA